A DNA window from Pirellulales bacterium contains the following coding sequences:
- a CDS encoding IclR family transcriptional regulator has product MAKKQVNRIGASDEKASYLGRVFSLLKFLAERGDEGARVPDICHRFGIHRVTAHRLLRTLVDLSYIEQSPDLGYRLGFEAWSLGLAASRQFVSPAVAAAMKRISDASEECVFLMRRAGNDGVCTGFQEGVFPFRSFVMRVGTVRPLGIGGTSVALLAALPIEQADQVIRNNAAQYQRHQITESDVRKLISDARRRGYAYSQGAVVAESRTLAVSLALLDDPGAMMSMSIITLESRIAGPRRSMLIKLLQSEAAALARASLKTT; this is encoded by the coding sequence GTGGCAAAGAAGCAAGTTAACCGCATTGGGGCTAGCGACGAGAAAGCGTCTTATCTCGGCCGCGTATTCTCTCTTTTGAAATTTCTCGCGGAGCGGGGAGACGAAGGCGCGCGCGTGCCCGACATTTGTCATCGCTTCGGCATTCATCGCGTGACTGCTCACCGTCTTCTCCGCACCTTGGTCGACCTGAGCTACATCGAGCAATCTCCAGATTTGGGTTATCGCCTCGGATTTGAGGCTTGGTCATTGGGCCTCGCCGCATCTCGCCAGTTCGTCTCGCCGGCTGTCGCCGCAGCTATGAAACGCATCTCCGACGCTAGCGAAGAGTGTGTGTTCCTGATGCGTCGAGCTGGCAACGATGGCGTATGTACGGGCTTCCAGGAAGGCGTATTTCCCTTTCGTTCGTTCGTCATGCGTGTTGGAACGGTTCGTCCCCTTGGCATTGGGGGCACAAGCGTAGCCCTCCTTGCAGCACTGCCTATCGAGCAGGCCGATCAGGTTATTCGAAACAATGCCGCTCAGTACCAGCGTCATCAGATCACCGAAAGCGATGTACGAAAATTGATCTCCGACGCGCGGAGGCGTGGTTATGCATATTCGCAAGGAGCGGTTGTTGCGGAATCTCGAACACTGGCGGTCTCATTGGCATTGCTGGACGATCCAGGAGCCATGATGTCGATGAGCATCATCACCCTCGAATCCCGGATTGCGGGACCAAGACGATCCATGTTGATCAAGCTATTGCAGTCTGAAGCTGCCGCGCTGGCCCGCGCCTCTCTGAAGACCACATGA